Proteins encoded within one genomic window of Candidatus Limnocylindrales bacterium:
- a CDS encoding DUF2306 domain-containing protein, producing the protein MTPFQALRGLHILLGTVALFLGPLAMFARKRPGRHTRAGEAYHWTVLAVCLSALAMSVLDWRRIWWFAPIAIFSYAFAFYGYLAAKRRWDGWLIAHIIGQGGSYIAMTTALLVVHWYQAYGDAGLTSPWPWLLPTIVGSVFISRAVERARGHRTSRSKGYLSGLRTRRAGPAREARASGPDSFPSL; encoded by the coding sequence ATGACGCCATTCCAAGCACTTCGAGGCCTTCACATCCTGCTCGGCACCGTTGCGCTCTTTCTTGGGCCGCTCGCCATGTTCGCTCGCAAGCGGCCGGGTCGGCATACGCGCGCGGGAGAGGCTTACCACTGGACGGTCCTGGCGGTCTGCCTCAGCGCGCTCGCAATGTCGGTTCTCGACTGGCGCCGGATCTGGTGGTTCGCACCGATCGCGATCTTTTCGTACGCATTCGCGTTCTATGGATATCTGGCGGCGAAGCGCCGGTGGGACGGCTGGCTCATCGCGCACATCATCGGACAAGGCGGGTCATACATCGCAATGACGACCGCACTCCTGGTGGTGCACTGGTATCAGGCGTACGGCGACGCCGGCCTGACTTCACCGTGGCCGTGGTTACTGCCGACGATCGTCGGCAGCGTTTTCATTTCGCGGGCCGTCGAGCGCGCGCGCGGACACCGTACGAGCCGTTCGAAGGGATATCTCTCCGGTCTGCGCACGCGACGGGCGGGTCCGGCCCGGGAAGCTCGCGCTTCCGGGCCGGACTCGTTTCCATCGCTCTAG
- a CDS encoding nitroreductase family deazaflavin-dependent oxidoreductase, with the protein MSTSTQKSSLKPFSRRQEHVAKLFIRLMAALNTFVYRVSGGRVAGKWTHGEPMLLLTTIGRKTGQPRTVPLVYMRDGERLVVVGSQAGMSTDPQWIANASANPNVEVEIGPEKLKMRAHRGTADEKARYWPALCAMNADYAAYQGRTTRDIPILILDPEDR; encoded by the coding sequence ATGAGCACTTCCACACAGAAATCCTCGCTTAAACCGTTCAGCCGCAGACAGGAGCACGTCGCGAAGCTCTTCATTCGCCTGATGGCCGCGCTCAACACGTTCGTCTATCGCGTCAGCGGCGGACGCGTCGCCGGCAAGTGGACTCACGGCGAGCCGATGCTCCTTTTGACGACGATCGGCCGCAAGACCGGCCAGCCACGGACCGTCCCGCTCGTGTACATGCGCGATGGCGAAAGGCTCGTCGTGGTCGGTTCGCAGGCAGGAATGTCAACGGACCCTCAATGGATAGCCAACGCGTCCGCCAACCCCAACGTCGAAGTCGAGATCGGACCCGAGAAACTCAAGATGCGTGCGCATCGCGGCACGGCGGATGAGAAAGCCCGTTACTGGCCGGCGCTTTGCGCGATGAATGCCGACTATGCGGCCTACCAGGGTCGCACCACCCGCGACATTCCGATCCTCATACTCGATCCGGAGGATCGGTGA
- a CDS encoding PadR family transcriptional regulator, translated as MPQKSLLNPTAASLLGFLHHGERTGWELAEVVEQSIGQFWNLTRSQVYRELRTLEELGYVDAGQEGARARRPYAINESGRRAFSEWISREPAPELIRFPLLLTMFFGDSLPRERLDRFLRAHRVRHESRLEEYRNLADGFGASQDFVALTARFGLFYEEAVMRWFDSLPSFAGDAGPRADKQKKKRSATKT; from the coding sequence ATGCCGCAAAAAAGCCTGCTGAACCCAACGGCCGCTTCGCTGCTCGGATTTCTCCACCACGGAGAACGCACCGGGTGGGAACTCGCCGAGGTCGTCGAACAATCGATTGGACAGTTCTGGAATCTGACGCGCAGTCAGGTCTACCGCGAGCTGCGCACGCTCGAGGAGCTCGGCTATGTGGATGCGGGCCAGGAGGGTGCGCGTGCACGCAGGCCGTACGCCATCAATGAATCGGGTCGTCGAGCATTCTCCGAGTGGATATCACGCGAGCCGGCGCCCGAGCTGATCCGTTTTCCACTGCTTCTGACGATGTTCTTCGGTGACAGTCTTCCGCGCGAGCGGCTCGATCGTTTTCTCCGGGCGCACCGCGTGCGACACGAAAGTCGACTCGAAGAATACCGCAACCTCGCGGATGGTTTCGGCGCGAGCCAGGACTTCGTCGCGTTGACGGCACGCTTCGGGCTTTTCTACGAAGAAGCCGTGATGCGCTGGTTCGACTCCCTCCCGTCGTTTGCGGGTGACGCCGGCCCGCGCGCCGACAAGCAAAAAAAGAAGCGGAGCGCAACGAAGACTTAG
- a CDS encoding PA0069 family radical SAM protein: protein MNANAVKGRGALSNRTGRFESVSEEAFDDGWTAGIEDRPSPATRILPDKSRGIIATNDSPDVPFGSSINPYRGCEHGCVYCFARPSHAYLGMSPGLDFETRIFAKHDAPALLRKHLSRPSYRPQVIALGANTDAYQPAEGRLRITRSVLEVLAEFANPVALLSKSALVVRDIDILAPMASQRLAQVSISLTTLDPELARVMEPRASTPARRLQAIRKLSQAGIPVAVLAAPMIPGLNDWELERLLEAAAEAGASTASYVLVRLPLEIGELFTEWLHEHFPDRAAHVLELIRQTRGGKLYRSEFGVRMRGTGPYADMLEKRFDLASRRLGLDERAFRLDTTRFRVPSSHQASAQLPLFGG, encoded by the coding sequence ATGAATGCGAACGCAGTGAAAGGGCGGGGCGCGTTGTCCAATCGTACAGGCCGCTTCGAGTCGGTTTCCGAGGAAGCGTTCGATGACGGCTGGACAGCGGGCATCGAGGACCGTCCGTCGCCGGCGACGCGCATCCTCCCGGACAAGTCGCGAGGCATCATCGCAACCAACGATTCGCCCGACGTTCCATTCGGATCGTCAATCAATCCGTATCGCGGCTGCGAGCACGGCTGCGTTTACTGTTTCGCGCGACCGTCGCATGCGTATCTCGGCATGTCGCCGGGCCTCGACTTCGAGACCCGCATCTTTGCGAAGCACGATGCGCCGGCGCTTCTGCGAAAACATCTGTCCCGTCCGTCGTATCGGCCGCAGGTAATCGCGCTCGGCGCCAACACCGATGCGTATCAGCCGGCGGAGGGCAGGCTTCGCATCACGCGCTCGGTGCTCGAAGTCCTCGCAGAGTTCGCAAACCCCGTTGCGCTGCTGTCGAAGTCCGCGCTCGTCGTACGCGACATCGACATTCTTGCACCGATGGCTTCACAGCGGCTTGCGCAGGTGAGCATCTCTCTGACGACGCTCGATCCGGAGCTGGCGCGTGTGATGGAGCCGCGCGCGAGCACGCCGGCAAGGCGGCTGCAGGCGATCCGCAAACTCTCACAAGCGGGCATCCCCGTCGCCGTGCTGGCTGCACCGATGATTCCGGGCCTCAACGACTGGGAGCTCGAACGGCTGCTCGAAGCCGCCGCCGAAGCTGGTGCGAGCACGGCGTCCTACGTCCTTGTACGGCTGCCCCTGGAGATCGGTGAGCTGTTCACCGAATGGCTGCACGAGCATTTCCCGGATCGCGCGGCGCACGTTCTCGAGCTGATCCGGCAGACCCGCGGCGGAAAGCTCTACCGAAGCGAATTCGGAGTCCGGATGCGCGGTACGGGGCCGTATGCAGACATGCTCGAAAAGCGCTTCGACCTCGCCAGCCGGCGGCTCGGACTGGACGAGCGTGCGTTTCGACTCGATACCACGCGGTTTCGCGTTCCGAGCTCGCACCAGGCTTCCGCCCAGCTTCCGTTGTTCGGCGGCTGA
- a CDS encoding PQQ-dependent sugar dehydrogenase: protein MSAALHERYCRVAMRALAVTRLIAIAMLLPIRAAALAASEPECGVPASGNQTPVTSDALFILASAVGSRTCLACICDVDDSGSVNSADALIDLKSAVGQPVVLECPACGTATTSTTTTTVCSAETPQIPPLEIVAVHATAAGFATFAAQPPDSSDWYLVEQSGRIRIVRNGEILEPAFLDITASIGSNLGERGLLSVAFHPDYAHNGRFFTMATPGDGANGTYAPINADAIVEWSRSTFDPDLASPAKVRDIVVLPASADNHNGGTILFGPDGYLYAGTGDGGGGCESAKPGAVQDTTKLFGKILRLDVDAAAPFAAPGNPFTVDARVYDYGLRNPFRFGFDAANGDLYIGDVGQNSFEEISAADRNAAGLNFGWPAFEGAVQGTCGNKPLGGPSPHTPPILSIDRRSGSDDPFADYSSIVGGRVYRGSAIPALRGVYLFADFSGAELGALRYCNGQASDPVAIPLSQIPVSKGSLDSITSIVEGNDGELYVTYGFATRIGRIAPR, encoded by the coding sequence TTGTCGGCCGCGCTTCACGAGCGTTACTGTCGGGTGGCGATGCGAGCGCTTGCCGTAACCCGCCTGATTGCGATCGCAATGCTGCTGCCCATCCGTGCCGCAGCGCTTGCAGCGAGCGAGCCCGAGTGCGGCGTGCCGGCAAGTGGAAACCAGACTCCGGTAACGTCGGACGCGCTCTTCATACTCGCCAGCGCCGTCGGCAGTCGAACCTGCCTTGCCTGCATCTGCGACGTCGACGATTCCGGTTCGGTCAACTCGGCCGATGCGTTGATCGACCTGAAGTCGGCTGTCGGTCAACCGGTGGTGCTCGAGTGTCCGGCATGCGGGACGGCAACGACGTCCACGACCACCACAACCGTCTGTTCCGCCGAAACTCCGCAGATCCCGCCACTCGAGATCGTCGCCGTGCACGCCACGGCCGCAGGGTTCGCCACGTTTGCAGCACAGCCGCCCGACTCGTCGGACTGGTATCTGGTCGAGCAGTCCGGGCGCATCCGCATCGTCCGCAACGGCGAGATCCTCGAGCCTGCATTCCTCGACATCACCGCGTCGATCGGAAGCAACCTCGGCGAGCGCGGGCTTCTTTCCGTAGCCTTCCATCCCGACTACGCACACAACGGACGGTTCTTCACGATGGCTACGCCCGGCGACGGCGCCAACGGCACGTACGCGCCGATCAACGCCGATGCGATCGTCGAATGGAGCCGAAGCACGTTCGATCCCGACCTCGCTTCGCCCGCGAAGGTTCGCGACATCGTCGTGCTGCCGGCATCCGCCGATAACCACAATGGCGGAACGATCCTGTTCGGCCCCGACGGCTATTTGTATGCCGGTACGGGAGACGGTGGCGGCGGGTGCGAGAGCGCCAAACCCGGAGCAGTGCAGGACACGACCAAGTTGTTCGGAAAGATCCTGCGACTCGACGTCGATGCGGCGGCGCCGTTTGCCGCACCCGGCAATCCGTTCACGGTCGACGCTCGTGTTTACGACTACGGTCTTCGCAACCCCTTTCGATTCGGCTTCGACGCGGCGAACGGCGATCTCTACATCGGAGATGTCGGCCAGAATTCGTTCGAAGAGATTTCGGCGGCCGACCGCAACGCGGCCGGGCTCAACTTCGGCTGGCCTGCCTTCGAGGGAGCCGTGCAGGGAACCTGCGGCAACAAACCGCTCGGCGGTCCGTCGCCGCACACGCCGCCGATCCTTTCGATCGACCGGCGTTCCGGCAGCGATGATCCGTTCGCGGACTATTCGTCGATCGTGGGCGGTCGCGTCTATCGTGGCAGTGCCATTCCTGCACTGCGAGGCGTGTATCTGTTCGCGGATTTCAGCGGCGCCGAGCTGGGAGCGCTTCGCTACTGCAACGGCCAGGCCTCGGATCCGGTCGCGATACCACTGTCGCAGATTCCGGTGAGCAAAGGCTCGCTCGACAGCATCACGTCGATCGTCGAAGGCAACGACGGCGAGCTCTATGTGACGTACGGTTTCGCTACGCGCATCGGCCGCATTGCGCCTCGGTAA